The proteins below are encoded in one region of Belonocnema kinseyi isolate 2016_QV_RU_SX_M_011 chromosome 5, B_treatae_v1, whole genome shotgun sequence:
- the LOC117173147 gene encoding tRNA (adenine(37)-N6)-methyltransferase, translating to MDANCQNSDRDPKFLFDQLSTARKEINNLRQQLKSLRYIHEKDVDRIKRLLGLYTDGVSIISSNPEISREVEPSTSQDSEDVLKLKPIGMISTWFPSKRGTPRQPGICEKAPGKVTLFNSVLNNPEHALEGLHEFSHMWILFHFHRNDSTHIRAKVAPPRLNGARTGVFSTRSPHRPCPIGLTLVKIVKIENNSIYFEGVDMVDQTPVLDIKPYIPQYDNPLHIEKLHTRLPVELEMVANGSEIQIPETLSFRDRARESLSNDRSNHSVEVDSSSFPQEFHQAEDPDTSDISRDEEIALRLQAEEFQDNYYPDFENEAPDSIMQYLRPRPEIPSGNGIVTRNLENTTLTTNAENGILSRNTENRISPRNGESVSLARNLEEEVTESSERIRNLNLDNGEDDNRRTEDRAWRNSRLLEGADGPSTVCGTDLDLIRRRALNSRLDNSPIRMGVREAPDGEEGFESQTLTLTQTVPNIQNVTRNFGNPTGAEEAASGTVADSRSIPNVRNEAISTEIRVPDWISRPQTSTLSVVFNERALSHLSEILDDKAEEEKLAIENVLREDPRSVYLRQRWGNQFYTFLIHDLHITCRFDDSRKIVTVFQVRHAGRTCECGEPEWQCLGHSPLT from the exons ATGGATGCGAACTGTCAAAATTCCGATCGTGATCCAAAATTCCTCTTCGATCAGCTGAGCACTGCTAGAAAGGAGATTAATAATTTAAG ACAACAGCTCAAGAGTTTAAGATACATTCATGAAAAGGATGTGGACAGAATCAAGCGTCTTCTCGGCTTATACACAGACGGTGTGTCCATTATCTCATCAAATCCCGAAATTTCGAGGGAAGTGGAACCAAGCACAAGTCAAGATTCGGAGGATGTGTTAAAACTCAAGCCGATTGGCATGATATCGACGTGGTTTCCCAGCAAGAGAGGAACTCCTCGTCAACCCGGGATTTGCGAAAAAGCCCCCGGAAAAGTGACACTTTTCAATTCTGTTTTAAACAATCCTGAACATGCTCTTGAGGGATTGCACGAATTTTCACACATGTG gaTCCTCTTCCACTTCCACAGAAATGATTCAACCCATATCCGAGCAAAAGTAGCACCTCCACGTCTAAACGGTGCGAGAACCGGAGTTTTTTCAACCCGATCGCCTCACCGACCTTGTCCAATTGGCCTCACTCTtgtaaaaatcgtaaaaattgagAACAACTCAATCTACTTCGAAGGCGTGGATATGGTCGATCAGACTCCAGTCCTGGACATCAAACCCTACATTCCCCAATACGACAATCCCCTCCACATAGAAAAATTGCACACAAGGTTGCCGGTAGAACTTGAAATGGTGGCAAATGGCAGCGAGATCCAAATCCCCGAAACTCTCAGTTTTCGCGACAGAGCTCGGGAAAGTCTCAGCAACGATCGTTCCAATCATTCCGTAGAAGTGGATTCAAGTTCTTTCCCTCAGGAATTTCACCAAGCAGAAGATCCGGACACTTCTGATATTTCGCGGGACGAGGAAATTGCTTTACGACTCCAGGCGGAAGAATTTCAGGACAATTACTACCCTGATTTTGAAAATGAGGCGCCAGATTCGATAATGCAATATTTGAGGCCGAGGCCGGAAATCCCTTCGGGAAATGGGATTGTCACTAGGAATTTGGAAAATACAACTTTGACGACGAATGCGGAAAATGGTATTTTGTCGAGGAATACGGAAAATAGGATTTCGCCGAGGAATGGGGAAAGTGTAAGTTTGGCGAGGAATTTGGAGGAGGAAGTTACGGAATCAAGTGAGCGGATTCGGAATCTTAATTTGGATAATGGAGAGGATGATAATAGAAGGACGGAGGATCGGGCTTGGAGAAATTCGAGGTTGTTGGAAGGAGCCGATGGACCGAGTACGGTTTGTGGCACGGATTTGGATTTGATTAGAAGAAGGGCTTTGAATTCGAGGTTGGATAATTCGCCCATAAGAATGGGAGTTCGTGAGGCACCGGATGGAGAAGAAGGATTTGAATCACAAACTCTCACACTTACACAGACCGTTCCGAATATTCAGAATGTGACGAGGAATTTTGGGAATCCGACTGGAGCTGAGGAGGCGGCTTCGGGAACTGTTGCGGACAGTAGAAGCATTCCGAATGTTAGGAATGAAG CCATCTCAACAGAAATTCGTGTTCCCGATTGGATATCAAGGCCTCAGACGTCAACTCTCTCCGTGGTATTCAATGAGCGAGCCCTCTCACATTTAAGCGAAATTCTGGATGACAAAGCAGAGGAGGAAAAGCTTGCAATTGAAAACGTCCTTCGCGAGGATCCAAGATCCGTCTACCTCAGACAACGATGGGGCAatcaattttacacatttctgATTCACGATCTTCACATCACCTGCAGATTTGACGACAGTAGAAAAATCGTCACAGTTTTTCAGGTGCGACACGCGGGTCGCACCTGCGAATGCGGCGAACCGGAATGGCAATGCTTAGGTCATTCTCCcctcacataa